In a genomic window of Homo sapiens chromosome 22, GRCh38.p14 Primary Assembly:
- the TUG1 gene encoding taurine up-regulated 1 (non-AUG (CUG) translation initiation codon), with translation MARPPPLPGLVGRRNGRAVDRAIGWRLFLLLWHPALGAQARPPRRAPGGRWRSRRVFLLVRRTRAAAYAFAIRRGVVRVVGGGGQLLRPAPGEAAAAAAAGFGAAGEAGVAGAGLEAWRHPSGPARTQLGGQEGAGGWLVVGFLLCLFLLMPP, from the coding sequence CTGGCGCGCCCTCCCCCCCTCCCGGGTCTGGTAGGGCGAAGGAACGGGCGTGCGGTCGATCGAGCGATCGGTTGGCggctctttctcctgctctggcaTCCAGCTCTTGGGGCGCAGGCCCGGCCGCCGCGGCGCGCGCCCGGTGGCCGTTGGCGCTCGCGCCGCGTCTTTCTTCTCGTACGCAGAACTCGGGCGGCGGCCTATGCGTTTGCGATTCGACGAGGAGTCGTCCGGGTGGTCGGCGGCGGCGGGCAGCTGCTCCGCCCCGCTCcgggggaggcggcggcggcagcggccgCGGGATTTGGAGCGGCCGGGGAGGCGGGGGTGGCCGGGGCCGGCTTGGAGGCCTGGCGCCACCCTTCGGGGCCTGCAAGGACCCAGTTGGGGGGGCAGGAGGGGGCCGGAGGATGGTTGGTTGTGGGATTTCTACTTTGCCTTTTCCTCCTTATGCCGCCTTAG